The following proteins come from a genomic window of Lytechinus pictus isolate F3 Inbred chromosome 1, Lp3.0, whole genome shotgun sequence:
- the LOC129253966 gene encoding putative nuclease HARBI1 has product MAAFIHRLHHNQHEMRRYLADRRVHPLDTYTNAELIQRYRFDREGILSITNLIYDDIAPRANRNFPIEPIDKICTALHFYATGCFQRTDGDTLCISQPSVSKIITQVTDALLTKLHQFVHLPNDVERRQNMDRFFGIANFPGIVGLIDGTHVRIQGPTENEDQYVNRKRYHSINVQIVVDASYRIIKIDAQWPGSVHNSRILRESGLGEILNNGDGHLLGDSGYPSRRRLVTPFLRPQTPAEERFNRAHKLT; this is encoded by the coding sequence ATGGCAGCTTTCATCCACCGCCTGCACCACAACCAGCATGAAATGAGACGGTATTTGGCAGACAGACGAGTTCATCCCTTGGATACATATACCAATGCTGAACTTATCCAACGCTATCGATTTGACAGGGAAGGTATTCTTTCCATCACCAATCTCATCTACGATGACATTGCCCCTAGAGCGAATCGAAACTTTCCTATTGAACCCATAGATAAGATATGCACAGCTTTGCATTTCTATGCCACTGGCTGTTTCCAGCGGACTGATGGCGACACACTTTGTATCTCTCAACCATCTGTGTCAAAGATAATCACGCAGGTTACCGACGCCTTACTGACCAAACTGCATCAATTCGTGCATCTGCCAAATGATGTGGAAAGGCGGCAAAACATGGACAGATTTTTTGGTATCGCTAACTTTCCTGGCATTGTTGGCCTTATTGACGGCACCCACGTGAGGATACAAGGACCAACGGAGAACGAAGATCAGTACGTCAACAGAAAGAGGTACCACAGCATCAATGTTCAAATAGTGGTAGACGCAAGTTATAGGATCATCAAGATAGATGCCCAGTGGCCTGGCAGTGTACACAATTCACGTATTTTGAGAGAGAGTGGACTGGGTGAGATCCTCAACAATGGAGACGGTCATCTATTGGGAGACAGTGGGTATCCTTCTCGACGACGGTTGGTCACTCCATTTCTCAGGCCACAGACTCCTGCTGA